In Mangifera indica cultivar Alphonso chromosome 1, CATAS_Mindica_2.1, whole genome shotgun sequence, a single genomic region encodes these proteins:
- the LOC123210334 gene encoding (S)-2-hydroxy-acid oxidase GLO1 isoform X2, with product MKPLQSRSCQRWFLITMLQVQRTSGLCVRTDLLSPGSCEFRPRILIDVSKIDMTTAVLGFKISMPIMIAPTAMQKMAHPEGEYATARAASAAGTIMTLSSWATSSVEEVASTGPGIRFFQLYVYKDRNVVAQLVRRAERAGFKAIALTVDTPRLGRREADIKNRFTLPPFLTLKNFEGLDLGKMDQANDSGLASYVAGQIDRSLSWKDVKWLQTITKLPILVKGVLTAEDARLAIQAGAAGIIVSNHGARQLDYVPATIMALEEVVKASQGRVPVFLDGGVRRGTDVFKALALGASGIFIGRPVVFSLAADGEAGIRKALQMLRDEFELTMALSGCRSLKEITRDHIVTDWDLPQPRIAPRL from the exons ATGAAGCCATTGCAAAGCAGAAGTTGCCAAAGATGGTTTTTGATTACTATGCTTCAGGTGCAGAGGACCAGTGGACTTTGCGTGAGAACAGATTTGCTTTCTCCAGGATCCTGTGA GTTTCGACCTCGGATTCTGATTGATGTGAGCAAAATTGACATGACTACCGCTGTCCTAGGGTTCAAGATATCCATGCCAATCATGATTGCCCCAACAGCCATGCAGAAAATGGCTCATCCTGAAG GGGAGTATGCCACTGCTAGAGCTGCATCAGCAGCTGGAACAATAATG ACACTGTCTTCATGGGCTACTTCAAGTGTTGAAGAGGTGGCTTCAACAGGACCTGGCATCCGCTTTTTCCAGCTCTAT GTGTACAAGGACAGAAATGTAGTTGCCCAGCTTGTGAGGAGAGCTGAAAGAGCTGGCTTCAAGGCTATTGCTCTCACAGTTGATACCCCAAGGCTTGGTCGCAGGGAAGCTGACATCAAAAACAG ATTCACTCTACCACCATTTTTGACATTGAAGAATTTTGAAGGTTTGGACCTTGGCAAGATGGATCAA GCAAATGACTCCGGACTTGCTTCATATGTTGCTGGCCAAATTGATCGTAGTCTGAGTTGGAAG GATGTAAAGTGGCTTCAGACAATCACCAAATTGCCAATTCTAGTGAAGGGTGTGCTCACAGCAGAGGATG CAAGGCTTGCTATTCAAGCTGGAGCAGCTGGGATCATTGTATCCAACCACGGAGCTCGACAACTTGACTATGTCCCTGCCACCATCATGGCCCTGGAAGAG GTTGTTAAAGCTTCGCAAGGACGAGTTCCTGTGTTCTTGGATGGTGGTGTTAGGCGTGGAACAGATGTCTTCAAAGCCTTGGCTCTAGGAGCTTCTGGCATATTT ATTGGACGACCCGTGGTGTTCTCATTGGCGGCTGATGGAGAGGCTGGAATAAGAAAAGCACTGCAAATGCTGCGCGATGAATTTGAGCTAACAATGGCACTAAGTGGTTGCCGTTCACTGAAAGAAATCACTCGGGATCACATTGTCACCGATTGGGATCTTCCTCAGCCTCGTATCGCCCCCAGGTTATAG
- the LOC123211788 gene encoding probable sugar phosphate/phosphate translocator At3g14410, translating to MADQERKMLREGVLTYAYILLYIALSSGQIFFNKWVLSSKEINFPYPLGLTLLHMVFSSVLCFVLTKVFKIFKVEAGMTPEIYVTSVIPIGATFAMTLWLGNTAYLYISVAFAQMLKAIMPVAVFILGVAAGLEVMSCRMLLIMSVISFGVLVASYGEMDINWIGVVYQMGGVIGEALRLIFMEILVKRKGLKLNPISVMYYVSPCSAICLLVPWIFLEKSKMEAHGTWNLKPLMLALNSLCTFALNLSVFLVISHTSALTIRVAGVVKDWVVVLVSALLFADTKLTIINLFGYGIAIAGVAAYNNSKLKKEASRSSTNDSLDAQSLTKESSSSTSER from the exons ATGGCggatcaagaaagaaaaatgttgagaGAAGGAGTTTTAACTTACGCTTACATTCTCCTCTACATCGCCCTCTCTAGTGGTCAGATCTTCTTCAACAAG TGGGTTTTATCATCGAAGGAAATAAACTTCCCTTACCCACTTGGGTTGACCCTGCTTCATATGGTGTTCTCCTCTGTATTATGTTTTGTTCTCACCAAAGTTTTCAAG aTCTTCAAGGTTGAGGCAGGAATGACTCCAGAAAT ATATGTTACATCAGTTATCCCAATTGGTGCAACTTTTGCAATGACTCTTTGGCTGGGAAACACTGCCTACCTCTATATTTCAGTTGCATTCGCACAAATGTTGAAGGCAATTA TGCCAGTGGCTGTTTTCATTCTTGGAGTAGCAGCAGGACTTGAGGTCATGAGCTGCAGAATGCTATTGATAATGTCAGTGATAAGCTTTGGTGTCCTAGTGGCTTCTTATGGGGAAATGGATATAAACTGGATTGGAGTTGTTTACCAAATGGGTGGTGTCATTGGAGAAGCTTTAAGACTTATTTTCATGGAGATACTGGTTAAGAGGAAGGGTCTCAAATTAAATCCTATTTCTGTCATGTATTATGTTAGTCCTTGCAG TGCTATTTGCCTGTTGGTGCCCTGGATCTTTCTAGAGAAATCAAAGATGGAAGCACATGGAACTTGGAACTTGAAGCCCCTCATGTTAGCACTCAACTCTCTCTGCACGTTTGCACTGAACTTATCAGTATTCCTTGTGATATCACATACCAGTGCTCTGACAATTCGTGTGGCTGGGGTTGTTAAGGATTGGGTGGTCGTCTTAGTGTCTGCCCTTCTCTTTGCAGATACAAAGCTGACAATTATAAATCTTTTTGGGTATGGGATTG CCATCGCTGGTGTAGCtgcatataataatagcaaGCTGAAGAAGGAAGCTTCTAGATCTAGCACCAATGATTCTCTAGATGCTCAATCTCTAACAAAggaatcttcatcttcaacttcTGAAAGATAG
- the LOC123210334 gene encoding (S)-2-hydroxy-acid oxidase GLO1 isoform X1 has product MEEITNVMEYEAIAKQKLPKMVFDYYASGAEDQWTLRENRFAFSRILFRPRILIDVSKIDMTTAVLGFKISMPIMIAPTAMQKMAHPEGEYATARAASAAGTIMTLSSWATSSVEEVASTGPGIRFFQLYVYKDRNVVAQLVRRAERAGFKAIALTVDTPRLGRREADIKNRFTLPPFLTLKNFEGLDLGKMDQANDSGLASYVAGQIDRSLSWKDVKWLQTITKLPILVKGVLTAEDARLAIQAGAAGIIVSNHGARQLDYVPATIMALEEVVKASQGRVPVFLDGGVRRGTDVFKALALGASGIFIGRPVVFSLAADGEAGIRKALQMLRDEFELTMALSGCRSLKEITRDHIVTDWDLPQPRIAPRL; this is encoded by the exons ATGGAGGAAATCACCAATGTTATGGAGTATGAAGCCATTGCAAAGCAGAAGTTGCCAAAGATGGTTTTTGATTACTATGCTTCAGGTGCAGAGGACCAGTGGACTTTGCGTGAGAACAGATTTGCTTTCTCCAGGATCCT GTTTCGACCTCGGATTCTGATTGATGTGAGCAAAATTGACATGACTACCGCTGTCCTAGGGTTCAAGATATCCATGCCAATCATGATTGCCCCAACAGCCATGCAGAAAATGGCTCATCCTGAAG GGGAGTATGCCACTGCTAGAGCTGCATCAGCAGCTGGAACAATAATG ACACTGTCTTCATGGGCTACTTCAAGTGTTGAAGAGGTGGCTTCAACAGGACCTGGCATCCGCTTTTTCCAGCTCTAT GTGTACAAGGACAGAAATGTAGTTGCCCAGCTTGTGAGGAGAGCTGAAAGAGCTGGCTTCAAGGCTATTGCTCTCACAGTTGATACCCCAAGGCTTGGTCGCAGGGAAGCTGACATCAAAAACAG ATTCACTCTACCACCATTTTTGACATTGAAGAATTTTGAAGGTTTGGACCTTGGCAAGATGGATCAA GCAAATGACTCCGGACTTGCTTCATATGTTGCTGGCCAAATTGATCGTAGTCTGAGTTGGAAG GATGTAAAGTGGCTTCAGACAATCACCAAATTGCCAATTCTAGTGAAGGGTGTGCTCACAGCAGAGGATG CAAGGCTTGCTATTCAAGCTGGAGCAGCTGGGATCATTGTATCCAACCACGGAGCTCGACAACTTGACTATGTCCCTGCCACCATCATGGCCCTGGAAGAG GTTGTTAAAGCTTCGCAAGGACGAGTTCCTGTGTTCTTGGATGGTGGTGTTAGGCGTGGAACAGATGTCTTCAAAGCCTTGGCTCTAGGAGCTTCTGGCATATTT ATTGGACGACCCGTGGTGTTCTCATTGGCGGCTGATGGAGAGGCTGGAATAAGAAAAGCACTGCAAATGCTGCGCGATGAATTTGAGCTAACAATGGCACTAAGTGGTTGCCGTTCACTGAAAGAAATCACTCGGGATCACATTGTCACCGATTGGGATCTTCCTCAGCCTCGTATCGCCCCCAGGTTATAG
- the LOC123228730 gene encoding probable glutathione S-transferase gives MAAGEVVLLDLFFSPFATRVRIALAEKEVEFESREEDLSNKSSLLLKMNPVNKQIPVLIHKGKPICESLIIVEYIDEVWNHKSPLLPSDPYHRAHDRFWADYIDKKIYPAGRKLGTSSDHEVKEAAKKELIENFKLLEGELGDKPYYGGNKFGFVDVALIPFYTFFYSFEKLGNFSFEAECPKLVSWAKRCMQKDSVSKSLCDQHKVYEAVLEMRKKLGVE, from the exons ATGGCAGCTGGTGAAGTAGTTTTGCTGGATTTGTTTTTTAGTCCATTTGCCACGAGAGTGAGGATAGCTTTGGCAGAAAAAGaagttgagtttgaatcaagagAAGAAGATTTGAGCAACAAGAGTTCTTTGCTTCTCAAAATGAATCCTGTGAATAAGCAAATCCCAGTTTTGATTCACAAGGGCAAACCCATTTGTGAATCTCTCATCATAGTCGAGTACATCGATGAGGTCTGGAATCACAAATCTCCATTGCTGCCTTCTGATCCTTACCACCGAGCTCATGACAGATTTTGGGCTGATTACATCGACAAGAAG ATTTATCCGGCTGGAAGGAAGTTGGGGACATCATCGGACCATGAAGTGAAGGAAGCAGCAAAGAAGGAACTCATTGAGAACTTCAAACTGTTGGAAGGAGAGCTTGGAGACAAGCCTTATTATGGAGGCAACAAATTTGGCTTTGTGGATGTGGCCCTGATTCCCTTCTACacctttttttattcatttgagAAGCTGggaaatttcagttttgaaGCCGAGTGCCCAAAACTAGTCTCTTGGGCTAAGAGATGCATGCAAAAAGACAGTGTTTCCAAGTCTCTATGTGATCAGCACAAGGTTTATGAAGCTGTTTTGGAGATGAGAAAGAAGTTGGGGGTTGAATAA
- the LOC123228741 gene encoding probable glutathione S-transferase, producing the protein MAGGEVVLLDLFASPFAARVRIALAEKEVEFESREEDLSNKSPLLLKMNPVHKQIPVLIHKGKPICESLTIVQYIDEVWNHKSPLLPSHPYQRAHDRFWADYIDKKIYPNGSKLYTSSDHEVKEAAKKELIESFKVLERELGDKPYYGGNNFGFVDVALIPFYSFFYSFEKLGNFSVEAECPKLVPWAKRCMQKDTVSKSLCDQHKVYEVVLEIKKKLGVE; encoded by the exons ATGGCAGGTGGGGAAGTAGTTTTGCTGGATTTGTTTGCTAGTCCATTTGCCGCGAGAGTGAGGATAGCTTTGGCGGAGAAAGaagttgagtttgaatcaagagAGGAAGATTTGAGCAACAAGAGTCCTTTGCTTCTCAAAATGAATCCTGTGCATAAGCAAATACCGGTTTTGATTCACAAGGGCAAACCCATTTGTGAATCTCTCACCATAGTCCAGTACATCGATGAGGTCTGGAATCACAAATCTCCATTGCTGCCTTCACATCCTTACCAACGAGCTCATGACAGATTTTGGGCTGATTACATCGACAAGAAG ATTTATCCAAATGGAAGCAAGTTGTATACATCATCGGATCATGAAGTGAAGGAAGCAGCAAAGAAGGAACTCATTGAGAGCTTCAAAGTGCTGGAGCGAGAGCTTGGAGACAAGCCTTATTATGGAGGCAACAACTTTGGCTTTGTAGATGTTGCCCTGATTCCCTTCTACAgctttttttattcatttgagAAGCTGGGAAATTTCAGCGTTGAAGCCGAGTGCCCAAAACTTGTCCCTTGGGCTAAGAGATGCATGCAAAAAGACACTGTTTCCAAGTCCCTATGTGATCAGCACAAGGTTTATGAAGTTGTTTTGGAGATCAAAAAGAAGTTGGGGGTTGAATAA